In Brassica rapa cultivar Chiifu-401-42 unplaced genomic scaffold, CAAS_Brap_v3.01 Scaffold0060, whole genome shotgun sequence, one DNA window encodes the following:
- the LOC117129695 gene encoding uncharacterized protein LOC117129695: protein MAPGERTPKGTKRTKSRKGKEAAGGSGQVIGDGANPTQVLPPQTGLVNEKTGEPFATFLPTEVQVDNLGEQQQEGREEEGDSSHVGDETGPGDGAEELAKPSMREVTDVVKAIGTQMLAFTHEFTPFLNSSVGQITPAQATVQATQRAARTAGKASGVARAAAQVARTAARTAEDRASVKAEEYKKDIVVHFLEGDTHNWWLALDKRTNGTIERFSNFEVEFNHKYFSAEAWDRLESQFLDLTQGRMIIREYEEKFIRLRRYVGKELEEETTVSELVERMVMVETNSAEEAKLKSRGHTASSGSGSDRKRKRDTAEGGKASSDRPECPSCRRHHGGECWKAKGACTRCGKMGHFARDCPGRSENRGQGLGSDPRSCHYCSKMGHLRWECPKMQAEAKGRGEASKPSQTRGQTSAPRVYELTKDASEAGPSLQVPQGVPPDRSDPFTIELEPGTAPLSKSPYRMAPAEMAELKKQLEELLDKGFIRKTAFRTRYGHYKFVVMPFGLTNAPAAFMKMMNSVFRDFLDEFVIIFIDDILIYSKDEESHRKHLRALLERLREHKLYAKLSKCSFWQKSIGFLGHIVSDQGISVDPEKIRAIKDWPRPRSATEVRSFLGLAGYYRKFVKGFASLAQPMTRLTGKDVKFTWAEECEECFSALKNMLTSAPVLVLPEADQPYVVYTDASITGLGCVLTQHGKVIAYASRQLRKHEGNYPTHDLEMAAVVFALKIWRSYLYGAKVQILTDHKSLNYIFTQPELNLRQRRWMKFIADYDLDITYYPGKANLALGTRVNMSTAYHPQTDGQSER from the exons atggcgcctggggagagaacacctaag GGAACTAAGCGGACTAAGTCCCGGAAGGGCAAGGAAGCGGCTGGTGGTTCTGGACAGGTCATAGGAGATGGGGCCAACCCCACTCAAGTGTTACCACCCCAGACGGGGCTGGTTAATGAGAAGACCGGGGAACCCTTCGCGACGTTCCTGCCTACTGAGGTTCAGGTTGATAACCTGGGTGAGCAACAACAAGAGGGAcgggaggaggaaggtgattcCTCCCATGTAGGAGACGAGACCGGACCTGGAGATGGGGCGGAGGAGTTGGCCAAGCCATCTATGCGGGAGGTGACGGATGTGGTTAAGGCCATTGGCActcagatgttggctttcacGCATGAATTTACCCCTTTTTTGAACTCATCGGTTGGCCAGATCACCCCAGCTCAGGCCACGGTTCAGGCAACTCAAAGAGCAGCTAGGACAGCTGGGAAAGCATCTGGTGTAGCTCGTGCAGCTGCACAAGTAGCTCGAACAGCTGCCAGGACAGCCGAGGACCGAGCTTCGGTCAAAGCTGAG GAGTACAAAAAGGACATtgtggttcacttcctggaaggtgacacacataactggtggttagctCTAGACAAACGCACCAATGGGACAATTGAGCGGTTCTCAAACTTCGAGGTGGAGTTCAACCACAAATACTTCTCAGCTGaagcttgggaccgtctggagtCTCAGTTCCTAGACTTGACTCAAGGACGCATGATaatacgtgagtacgaagagaagTTCATCCGGCTCAGACGATATGTGGGCAAGGAGTTGGAGGAGGAGACG ACAGTGTCTGAACTGGTGGAACGCATGGTTATGGTGGAGACTAACTCGGCTGAAGAGGCCAAGCTGAAGTCTAGGGGCCACACGGCTTCTAGTGGATCCGGAAGCGACCGGAAGAGAAAGAGGGACACGGCCGAAGGGGGCAAGGCCTCAAGTGATAGGCCGGAGTGTCCTTCATGCAGAAGGCATCACGGTGGAGAGTGTTGGAAGGCAAAGGGGGCTTGCACCCGTTGTGGCAAGATGGGCCACTTTGCTCGAGACTGTCCTGGACGGTCAGAGAACCGTGGACAGGGCTTGGGGAGTGACCCCAGAAGCTGTCATTACTGCAGCAAGATGGGACACCTACGCTGGGAATGTCCCAAGATGCAAGCTGAGGCTAAAGGACGTGGGGAGGCCAGCAAGCCAAGCCAGACCCGAGGTCAGACCTCAGCACCGCGTGTGTATGAACTGACCAAGGACGCATCAGAGGCTGGAccatcactg caggtacctcagggtgtcccccctgataggtcggatccatttacgattgaactagagccagggacagctccgctgtccaagagtccgtaccggatggctccggccgagatggccgagctaaagaagcaattggaagaattgcttgacaaggggttcatacg gaagacggcatttaggaccaggtacggtcattacaagttcgtagtgatgccgttcggtctgaccaatgcacctgccgctttcatgaaaatgatgaacagcgtgttccgagatttcttggatgaattcgtgatcatcttcattgatgatatcctaatttattccaaggatgaggaatctcataggaaacacttgagagccttgctggaacgattacgagaacacaaactctatgctaaactcagtaaatgtagcttttggcagaagagtattgggttcctcggccatattgtttccgatcagggcatctcggtggatccagagaagatcagggcaatcaaggattggccccgaccacgcagtgctacggaagtcagaagcttcttagggctggcaggttactatagaaagtttgtgaaaggattcgcaagcttggctcagcctatgacgcggttgactgggaaggacgttaagttcacatgggctgaagagtgtgaggaatgtttctccgcacttaagaacatgctgactagcgcacccgtcctagtgcttccggaggccgatcaaccatatgtggtctatacggacgcgtccatcactgggctaggttgcgtattgacccagcatgggaaggtcattgcctatgcgtccaggcagttgaggaaacatgagggaaactaccccacccatgatctcgaaatggctgcggtagtattcgccttaaagatttggcgatcatacttgtatggcgccaaagttcagatacttacggaccataagagtcttaattatatattcacccagcctgagttaaacttaaggcagaggaggtggatgaaATTcatagctgactacgatttggacatcacctactatccgggaaaggctaatctg gccttagggacaagagtgaacatgagtacggcctatcacccacagacggatggacagtctgaacgt